A genome region from Euphorbia lathyris chromosome 4, ddEupLath1.1, whole genome shotgun sequence includes the following:
- the LOC136227610 gene encoding F-box/LRR-repeat protein At5g02910-like isoform X1 has protein sequence MEEESNSSDEEFDSSVEDTEESDSWVDNTEEESDSSDDDPELQEKQDRISALPDLLIHHILSLLPSTKQAIQTGILSKRWRNQWARVPVLIFECQEYHDEYFERFIDNSLLLYDCSKIKKFHIACRFQGATNFTSKILFATRRNVEELILDFYNSGDPKDAYMLPKFIFDNSSLVELQVLSCEFQVSSMVNWPSLKALTIDCYCLKDAGSIENILSGSPSLESLEIIYLFSVNPIIVASKSLKILIFADIKITHDLEISCPNLEKLSVKLDKMTENIPSLPDKTIVNVLSGSPLLHSLELMGCEFKQLVIASESLKKLVLDRISEYCEIEISCPNLEELNWCGSDIEKCKLMNLPCLCCATLDFEIPREGCDKTMARKILMEIQHFKELKVRNSFVKIASALHTERLSYPLLHVKCLTLDCPYFEHTLGIVNVLRCSPELERLVIKLDVNQFPKTADLDLKFYEESYWMSNGIVFTCLMTHLKTVKIIGLSKKDGNREVLSFVEFLLKNSRVLEKMVLKLGDGGTDFLVEVSQKLLSIPRCSQHAIIELL, from the exons ATGGAGGAGGAAAGCAATTCATCTGATGAGGAATTCGATTCATCGGTTGAGGACACTGAGGAAAGTGATTCATGGGTTGATAACACTGAGGAGGAAAGCGATTCATCTGATGATGACCCTGAACTGCAGGAGAAACAAGACCGAATCAGTGCTTTGCCAGATTTACTCATTCACCACATTCTGTCGTTATTGCCGTCTACCAAACAAGCTATTCAGACCGGCATTTTATCGAAAAGGTGGCGGAATCAATGGGCTCGTGTTCCTGTTCTCATTTTTGAATGCCAGGAGTACCATGATGAATATTTTGAGAGATTCATTGACAATAGCTTACTTCTTTACGACTGCTCCAAGATAAAGAAATTCCACATTGCTTGTCGTTTTCAAGGCGCTACTAATTTTACTTCAAAAATCCTTTTTGCCACAAGGAGAAATGTGGAGGAGTTAATTTTGGATTTCTATAATTCTGGTGATCCAAAAGATGCATACATGTTGCCCAAATTCATTTTTGACAATTCATCTTTGGTTGAGTTGCAGGTTTTAAGTTGTGAATTTCAGGTCAGTAGTATGGTAAATTGGCCATCCCTTAAGGCATTGACTATAGACTGTTATTGCTTGAAAGATGCTGGATCAATTGAAAATATTCTATCTGGCAGTCCGTCacttgaatccttggaaataatTTATCTCTTTTCGGTGAATCCTATAATTGTTGCTTCCAAGTCTttgaaaatattgatttttgCAGACATAAAAATTACTCATGATCttgaaatttcatgtccaaaTCTCGAGAAATTATCTGTCAAGCTAGATAAGATGACAGAAAACATTCCTAGTTTACCTGATAAAACaattgtaaatgttttatctggAAGTCCATTACTTCATTCGCTGGAATTAATGGGATGTGAATTCAAACAGCTTGTTATTGCTTCAGAATCTTTGAAAAAGCTAGTTTTAGACAGAATTTCAGAATATTGTGAAATTGAAATTTCGTGTCCAAACCTTGAGGAATTGAATTGGTGTGGTTCCGACATTGAGAAATGTAAGTTGATGAATTTGCCTTGTTTGTGTTGTGCTACTCTTGATTTTGAGATCCCACGTGAGGGGTGTGACAAAACTATGGCGAGGAAGATTCTTATGGAGATTCAACATTTCAAGGAGCTAAAAGTTCGAAATTCGTTTGTCAAG ATTGCATCAGCTTTACACACGGAAAGGCTCTCTTATCCATTATTACACGTCAAATGTTTGACTCTGGATTGTCCTTATTTTGAGCACACTTTAGGAATTGTCAATGTACTCAGATGTTCACCTGAGCTTGAGAGATTAGTGATAAAGCTGGATGTCAACCAG TTTCCAAAGACTGCAGATCTTGACTTGAAATTTTATGAAGAGAGCTATTGGATGTCAAATGGGATTGTTTTCACTTGTTTAATGACGCATCTAAAGACTGTAAAGATTATTGGACTCTCGAAGAAAGATGGTAACCGTGAAGTTCTAAGTTTTGTTGAGTTTCTACTCAAGAATTCAAGAGTATTGGAAAAGATGGTCTTGAAATTAGGAGATGGTGGAACGGATTTTCTGGTTGAAGTTTCTCAAAAATTGTTAAGCATTCCAAGGTGTTCTCAACATGCCATTATAGAGCTGTTATGA
- the LOC136227610 gene encoding putative F-box/LRR-repeat protein At3g18150 isoform X3, giving the protein MEEESNSSDEEFDSSVEDTEESDSWVDNTEEESDSSDDDPELQEKQDRISALPDLLIHHILSLLPSTKQAIQTGILSKRWRNQWARVPVLIFECQEYHDEYFERFIDNSLLLYDCSKIKKFHIACRFQGATNFTSKILFATRRNVEELILDFYNSGDPKDAYMLPKFIFDNSSLVELQVLSCEFQIPREGCDKTMARKILMEIQHFKELKVRNSFVKIASALHTERLSYPLLHVKCLTLDCPYFEHTLGIVNVLRCSPELERLVIKLDVNQFPKTADLDLKFYEESYWMSNGIVFTCLMTHLKTVKIIGLSKKDGNREVLSFVEFLLKNSRVLEKMVLKLGDGGTDFLVEVSQKLLSIPRCSQHAIIELL; this is encoded by the exons ATGGAGGAGGAAAGCAATTCATCTGATGAGGAATTCGATTCATCGGTTGAGGACACTGAGGAAAGTGATTCATGGGTTGATAACACTGAGGAGGAAAGCGATTCATCTGATGATGACCCTGAACTGCAGGAGAAACAAGACCGAATCAGTGCTTTGCCAGATTTACTCATTCACCACATTCTGTCGTTATTGCCGTCTACCAAACAAGCTATTCAGACCGGCATTTTATCGAAAAGGTGGCGGAATCAATGGGCTCGTGTTCCTGTTCTCATTTTTGAATGCCAGGAGTACCATGATGAATATTTTGAGAGATTCATTGACAATAGCTTACTTCTTTACGACTGCTCCAAGATAAAGAAATTCCACATTGCTTGTCGTTTTCAAGGCGCTACTAATTTTACTTCAAAAATCCTTTTTGCCACAAGGAGAAATGTGGAGGAGTTAATTTTGGATTTCTATAATTCTGGTGATCCAAAAGATGCATACATGTTGCCCAAATTCATTTTTGACAATTCATCTTTGGTTGAGTTGCAGGTTTTAAGTTGTGAATTTCAG ATCCCACGTGAGGGGTGTGACAAAACTATGGCGAGGAAGATTCTTATGGAGATTCAACATTTCAAGGAGCTAAAAGTTCGAAATTCGTTTGTCAAG ATTGCATCAGCTTTACACACGGAAAGGCTCTCTTATCCATTATTACACGTCAAATGTTTGACTCTGGATTGTCCTTATTTTGAGCACACTTTAGGAATTGTCAATGTACTCAGATGTTCACCTGAGCTTGAGAGATTAGTGATAAAGCTGGATGTCAACCAG TTTCCAAAGACTGCAGATCTTGACTTGAAATTTTATGAAGAGAGCTATTGGATGTCAAATGGGATTGTTTTCACTTGTTTAATGACGCATCTAAAGACTGTAAAGATTATTGGACTCTCGAAGAAAGATGGTAACCGTGAAGTTCTAAGTTTTGTTGAGTTTCTACTCAAGAATTCAAGAGTATTGGAAAAGATGGTCTTGAAATTAGGAGATGGTGGAACGGATTTTCTGGTTGAAGTTTCTCAAAAATTGTTAAGCATTCCAAGGTGTTCTCAACATGCCATTATAGAGCTGTTATGA
- the LOC136227610 gene encoding putative F-box/LRR-repeat protein At3g18150 isoform X2, with product MEEESNSSDEEFDSSVEDTEESDSWVDNTEEESDSSDDDPELQEKQDRISALPDLLIHHILSLLPSTKQAIQTGILSKRWRNQWARVPVLIFECQEYHDEYFERFIDNSLLLYDCSKIKKFHIACRFQGATNFTSKILFATRRNVEELILDFYNSGDPKDAYMLPKFIFDNSSLVELQVLSCEFQVSSMVNWPSLKALTIDCYCLKDAGSIENILSGSPSLESLEIIYLFSVNPIIVASKSLKILIFADIKITHDLEISCPNLEKLSVKLDKMTENIPSLPDKTIVNVLSGSPLLHSLELMGCEFKQLVIASESLKKLVLDRISEYCEIEISCPNLEELNWCGSDIEKCKLMNLPCLCCATLDFEIPREGCDKTMARKILMEIQHFKELKVRNSFVKIQYWMVHVYTAEAPLTSTCNQNCISFTHGKALLSIITRQMFDSGLSLF from the exons ATGGAGGAGGAAAGCAATTCATCTGATGAGGAATTCGATTCATCGGTTGAGGACACTGAGGAAAGTGATTCATGGGTTGATAACACTGAGGAGGAAAGCGATTCATCTGATGATGACCCTGAACTGCAGGAGAAACAAGACCGAATCAGTGCTTTGCCAGATTTACTCATTCACCACATTCTGTCGTTATTGCCGTCTACCAAACAAGCTATTCAGACCGGCATTTTATCGAAAAGGTGGCGGAATCAATGGGCTCGTGTTCCTGTTCTCATTTTTGAATGCCAGGAGTACCATGATGAATATTTTGAGAGATTCATTGACAATAGCTTACTTCTTTACGACTGCTCCAAGATAAAGAAATTCCACATTGCTTGTCGTTTTCAAGGCGCTACTAATTTTACTTCAAAAATCCTTTTTGCCACAAGGAGAAATGTGGAGGAGTTAATTTTGGATTTCTATAATTCTGGTGATCCAAAAGATGCATACATGTTGCCCAAATTCATTTTTGACAATTCATCTTTGGTTGAGTTGCAGGTTTTAAGTTGTGAATTTCAGGTCAGTAGTATGGTAAATTGGCCATCCCTTAAGGCATTGACTATAGACTGTTATTGCTTGAAAGATGCTGGATCAATTGAAAATATTCTATCTGGCAGTCCGTCacttgaatccttggaaataatTTATCTCTTTTCGGTGAATCCTATAATTGTTGCTTCCAAGTCTttgaaaatattgatttttgCAGACATAAAAATTACTCATGATCttgaaatttcatgtccaaaTCTCGAGAAATTATCTGTCAAGCTAGATAAGATGACAGAAAACATTCCTAGTTTACCTGATAAAACaattgtaaatgttttatctggAAGTCCATTACTTCATTCGCTGGAATTAATGGGATGTGAATTCAAACAGCTTGTTATTGCTTCAGAATCTTTGAAAAAGCTAGTTTTAGACAGAATTTCAGAATATTGTGAAATTGAAATTTCGTGTCCAAACCTTGAGGAATTGAATTGGTGTGGTTCCGACATTGAGAAATGTAAGTTGATGAATTTGCCTTGTTTGTGTTGTGCTACTCTTGATTTTGAGATCCCACGTGAGGGGTGTGACAAAACTATGGCGAGGAAGATTCTTATGGAGATTCAACATTTCAAGGAGCTAAAAGTTCGAAATTCGTTTGTCAAG ATCCAATATTGGATGGTTCATGTTTACACCGCCGAAGCTCCACTAACATCCACATGTAACCAAA ATTGCATCAGCTTTACACACGGAAAGGCTCTCTTATCCATTATTACACGTCAAATGTTTGACTCTGGATTGTCCTTATTTTGA